A region of Sphingobium baderi DNA encodes the following proteins:
- a CDS encoding fatty acid desaturase family protein, whose protein sequence is MTVHDPVLAAAHRTPDAQARKPIPDDAAMLRAAAELTRTLSTANPAIYWPDFLASALLGYAALAGAVLFDSTALAVISGLVAMLALYRAASFIHELTHIREGALPGFRFAWNLLVGIPLMIPSFMYEEVHTQHHARTRYGTANDPEYLPLALMKPWSLPLFIIVAALAPIGLILRFGVLTPLSVLIPSLRQKVVAEFSALSINPAYRRRAPEGNFARQWAWQEAGACVFALALVGSVFAFGWKPLLIYMAVHSGMTVINQLRTLVAHLWENEGDAMTVTAQYLDSVNVPPPSPLAAIWAPVGLRYHALHHLLPSVPYHGLSKAHRRLIATLEADSPYHRGNYKGMFPLVGKIARSTMTRR, encoded by the coding sequence ATGACTGTGCATGACCCTGTTCTTGCCGCCGCGCACCGGACGCCGGACGCTCAGGCCCGCAAGCCGATACCAGACGACGCGGCGATGCTGCGCGCCGCCGCCGAACTGACGCGCACGCTGTCGACGGCCAATCCCGCGATTTACTGGCCAGATTTCCTCGCATCCGCATTGCTGGGCTATGCAGCGCTGGCGGGCGCGGTGCTGTTTGACAGCACGGCGTTGGCCGTCATTTCCGGGCTGGTCGCAATGCTGGCGCTTTATCGCGCGGCGAGCTTCATCCATGAACTAACACATATTCGCGAAGGCGCGCTTCCGGGCTTCCGTTTCGCATGGAATCTACTGGTCGGCATCCCGCTGATGATCCCCTCTTTCATGTATGAGGAGGTGCATACCCAGCATCATGCCCGTACCCGTTACGGCACCGCGAACGATCCGGAATATCTACCTCTCGCGCTGATGAAGCCTTGGTCGCTGCCCCTGTTCATCATCGTGGCGGCGCTGGCGCCGATTGGCTTGATCCTGCGCTTTGGCGTGCTGACGCCACTGTCCGTGCTCATCCCCTCGCTTCGCCAGAAGGTGGTGGCGGAATTTTCGGCGCTGTCGATCAATCCGGCCTATCGCCGCCGTGCACCCGAAGGTAACTTTGCGCGGCAATGGGCATGGCAGGAAGCAGGCGCTTGCGTCTTTGCGCTGGCGCTGGTGGGCAGCGTGTTCGCCTTCGGGTGGAAGCCGTTGCTGATTTATATGGCCGTGCATTCGGGCATGACCGTCATCAACCAGCTTCGCACGCTGGTCGCGCATCTCTGGGAAAATGAGGGAGATGCGATGACCGTGACGGCGCAATATCTGGATTCCGTGAACGTGCCGCCGCCTTCCCCGCTGGCCGCGATCTGGGCGCCGGTGGGGCTGCGCTATCATGCGCTGCATCACCTGCTGCCGAGCGTTCCCTATCACGGGCTGAGCAAGGCGCATCGCCGCTTGATTGCGACGCTGGAAGCGGACTCGCCCTATCATCGCGGGAACTACAAGGGGATGTTCCCCTTGGTCGGCAAGATCGCGCGAAGCACCATGACGCGGCGCTGA
- a CDS encoding glycosyltransferase family 4 protein — MTTHFADMHISPFHRPGCAIALRGALGRPLRVALFSGNYDCVRDGANQALNRLVAYLLDQLGAQVRIYSPTAPRKAFESVGDICSVRSLSIPGRPEYRLALGLTRAARQDLEQFAPDVIHLSAPDLLGRQAQKYARLHGIPVVASLHTRFETYLDYYRLGLLRPAVERYLDRFYSESDHILAPTPPIAQDMAADFGAGKVSIWGRGVDPASFRPGLRDEGFRSAHGYAPDDVIPLFFGRLVLEKGLGIFAETVAQVRACGHDVRPLIVGEGPARGWLAERMPNATFMGHLSDEALGRAVASADLLINPSVTEAFGNVNLEAMASGLAVVSADVASAAALIAQGRTGLLAPAGDVAAYVEAVIELVTDREKRLAIGAAAAEAAACHRWADVLEDVARAYCHVLHIPLAVPVGQAA, encoded by the coding sequence ATGACGACCCATTTCGCCGACATGCACATATCCCCTTTTCATCGCCCCGGCTGCGCGATCGCTCTTCGTGGAGCGTTGGGCCGACCGCTGCGCGTGGCGCTGTTTTCGGGCAACTATGATTGCGTTCGGGACGGCGCCAATCAGGCGCTCAATCGCCTTGTCGCCTATCTGCTGGATCAATTGGGCGCGCAGGTCCGCATCTATTCTCCCACCGCGCCCCGTAAGGCGTTCGAATCGGTCGGCGACATTTGCTCCGTTCGCTCGCTCAGCATTCCGGGCCGGCCGGAATATCGGCTGGCATTGGGCTTGACCCGCGCCGCAAGGCAGGATCTGGAACAGTTCGCACCCGATGTGATCCATCTTTCCGCGCCCGACTTGCTGGGCCGACAAGCCCAGAAATATGCGCGCCTTCACGGCATTCCGGTGGTCGCCAGCCTGCACACCCGCTTTGAAACCTACCTCGACTATTATCGGCTCGGCTTGTTGCGTCCCGCGGTCGAGCGTTATCTTGATCGCTTCTATAGCGAGAGCGATCATATATTGGCGCCCACGCCGCCCATAGCACAGGATATGGCCGCCGATTTCGGCGCGGGAAAGGTGTCGATCTGGGGCAGGGGAGTCGATCCAGCATCGTTCCGGCCCGGGCTTCGCGACGAAGGCTTCCGCTCCGCGCACGGCTATGCGCCCGATGATGTGATCCCGCTGTTCTTCGGGCGGCTAGTGCTGGAAAAGGGGTTGGGCATCTTTGCCGAGACTGTCGCCCAGGTACGCGCGTGCGGACATGATGTGCGGCCCCTGATCGTCGGTGAAGGCCCGGCACGGGGCTGGCTGGCGGAACGGATGCCCAACGCCACCTTCATGGGCCATTTGTCGGACGAAGCGCTGGGCCGCGCCGTGGCCAGCGCGGACCTGCTCATCAACCCCAGCGTTACCGAAGCCTTCGGCAACGTCAATTTGGAGGCGATGGCATCCGGTCTTGCTGTCGTGTCCGCTGATGTCGCCAGCGCGGCGGCGCTCATTGCCCAAGGCCGGACGGGATTGCTGGCTCCGGCTGGCGATGTGGCGGCCTATGTGGAGGCAGTCATCGAACTGGTGACGGACAGGGAGAAGCGGCTGGCGATTGGCGCCGCGGCAGCGGAGGCGGCGGCGTGTCATCGCTGGGCGGATGTTCTGGAGGATGTCGCGCGCGCATATTGCCATGTTCTCCACATCCCGCTTGCCGTGCCGGTGGGACAGGCGGCATGA
- a CDS encoding sigma-70 family RNA polymerase sigma factor, whose product MRDRTGDHPDITADLRAMRRYARSLTRDDQDADDVVQDALVRAIERSATYQPERRRRPWLLAIVHNVFLSAKRREAAEARRNGRFAETMVDRIDPAQEEHARLAEIARDFAALPDAHRAVLHLIGVEGLSYQEAAAALDVPLGTVMSRLWRARAALRRDEKERQQHGPGLRLVGGRDD is encoded by the coding sequence ATGAGGGACAGGACAGGCGATCATCCCGACATCACCGCCGATCTGCGCGCTATGCGCCGCTATGCCCGTTCGCTGACGCGTGACGATCAGGATGCGGATGATGTGGTGCAGGATGCGCTGGTCCGCGCCATCGAACGGAGTGCGACCTACCAGCCTGAACGCCGCCGCCGTCCCTGGCTGCTCGCCATCGTCCACAATGTCTTCCTGTCGGCCAAGCGGCGCGAAGCGGCAGAAGCGCGGCGCAACGGCCGTTTTGCCGAAACGATGGTGGACCGGATCGACCCGGCGCAGGAAGAACATGCGCGGCTGGCTGAAATCGCCCGCGACTTTGCCGCCTTGCCGGACGCGCATCGCGCGGTGCTGCACCTGATCGGGGTGGAGGGGTTGAGCTATCAGGAAGCAGCCGCCGCGCTGGATGTGCCTTTGGGCACGGTCATGTCACGGCTCTGGCGCGCTCGCGCGGCTTTGCGGCGGGATGAGAAGGAACGGCAGCAACATGGACCCGGCCTACGCCTGGTGGGAGGACGAGATGACTGA
- a CDS encoding anti-sigma factor family protein produces MTDDPIDLEINAYVDGQLDPDRRFAVETHLSRHPVRAAQVMDDLSVRSALALLTWDASPVKGEGKKPLAAQLNPRRKSLWRRAVPLGASFAGVAAAATGFAVITEGPPGYVNYAVTSHRIAMLRAHMDSQAETTHFDSQEIALRTRIAMPKFPQDWHVTDVQLFPTNKGPALLVAVRTEGGQKLSIFAVREKTDAPERPDAIREGEQSVAYWRRGDMSYALTGEEEPGAIDATAEALAQHRS; encoded by the coding sequence ATGACTGACGATCCGATCGATCTGGAGATCAACGCCTATGTCGACGGTCAGCTCGATCCCGACCGGCGGTTCGCGGTGGAAACGCATTTGTCGCGTCATCCGGTGCGTGCGGCGCAGGTGATGGATGACCTCAGCGTTCGCAGCGCGCTCGCCCTGCTGACGTGGGATGCAAGCCCGGTGAAGGGCGAGGGGAAGAAGCCGCTGGCCGCGCAGTTGAACCCGCGCCGCAAATCCTTGTGGCGCCGCGCAGTTCCGCTTGGGGCGTCTTTCGCGGGAGTTGCGGCGGCGGCAACTGGTTTCGCCGTCATCACCGAAGGGCCGCCGGGCTATGTAAATTATGCGGTCACCTCTCACCGCATCGCCATGTTGCGGGCGCATATGGATTCACAGGCTGAAACCACGCATTTCGATTCGCAGGAAATCGCTTTGCGAACTCGCATCGCCATGCCCAAATTCCCGCAGGACTGGCATGTGACCGACGTGCAGCTTTTTCCGACGAACAAGGGGCCAGCGCTGTTGGTCGCGGTGCGGACGGAGGGGGGGCAGAAGCTGTCGATCTTCGCCGTGCGGGAAAAGACCGACGCGCCCGAGCGTCCCGATGCCATCCGCGAAGGCGAGCAATCGGTGGCCTATTGGCGGCGCGGCGACATGTCATATGCCTTGACCGGCGAGGAAGAGCCGGGCGCGATCGACGCTACCGCCGAAGCACTCGCCCAGCATCGGTCCTGA
- a CDS encoding DUF2239 family protein, translating into MTRTLTAFADETWIATGDEEEIRAALNAMGKDAQNILLFDDVTGRQVDIDLRGPVAEAPRGRGRPRLGVQPREITLLPRHWEWLAAQPGGASATLRRLVEAARKDSVGSPSPRAAMDAAYHFLTVMAGDRPGYEAAMRALYAKDKSAFEAACAPWPRAIRDHGEALAEPAFAA; encoded by the coding sequence ATGACACGCACATTGACGGCCTTTGCGGACGAAACATGGATCGCGACGGGCGATGAGGAGGAGATACGCGCCGCCCTCAACGCCATGGGCAAGGACGCACAGAATATCCTGCTGTTCGACGATGTGACGGGGCGGCAGGTGGATATCGACCTGCGCGGTCCCGTCGCGGAGGCACCGCGCGGGCGCGGGCGTCCCAGACTGGGCGTGCAACCGCGTGAAATAACCCTCCTCCCTCGCCACTGGGAATGGCTGGCGGCGCAACCGGGCGGCGCTTCCGCCACCTTGCGGCGGCTGGTCGAAGCAGCGCGCAAGGATAGCGTGGGTAGCCCATCGCCCCGCGCCGCCATGGATGCAGCCTATCATTTCCTTACCGTGATGGCGGGCGACCGGCCGGGTTATGAGGCAGCGATGCGTGCGCTCTATGCGAAGGACAAAAGCGCGTTCGAAGCTGCCTGCGCCCCATGGCCCCGCGCGATTCGTGACCATGGCGAGGCGCTGGCGGAACCGGCTTTCGCCGCCTGA
- the xth gene encoding exodeoxyribonuclease III encodes MRIATFNINGIKARLPRLLEWLDETRPDIACLQEIKTSDETFPVKDIEDAGYGAIWHGQKGFNGVAILARGETPVEVRRGLDGEPEDEHSRYIEANVKGVRVASIYLPNGNPQPGPKFDYKLRWMKRLRDRAAQIWAEEIPAILAGDYNVIPRDRDVYSVKAMANDALMQPESRAAYRRLLGDGWTDAILSRHPAGGVWTFWDYQMNAWPRDAGFRIDHLLLSPTAADRLIDAQVDKEFRGREKASDHAPTWVELRI; translated from the coding sequence ATGCGCATCGCCACTTTCAACATCAATGGGATCAAGGCGCGCTTGCCGCGTCTGCTGGAGTGGCTGGACGAAACGCGGCCCGACATCGCCTGCCTTCAGGAGATCAAGACATCCGACGAAACCTTCCCTGTGAAGGATATAGAGGATGCGGGCTATGGCGCGATCTGGCACGGGCAGAAAGGCTTCAACGGCGTCGCCATCCTCGCGCGCGGGGAAACGCCCGTTGAAGTCCGGCGCGGCCTTGATGGCGAGCCGGAGGACGAACATAGCCGCTATATCGAAGCGAACGTGAAGGGCGTGCGCGTCGCCAGCATCTACCTGCCCAACGGCAATCCGCAGCCTGGCCCGAAGTTCGATTACAAGCTGCGCTGGATGAAAAGGCTGCGTGACCGCGCGGCTCAGATCTGGGCGGAGGAAATACCCGCTATCCTCGCGGGCGACTATAATGTCATTCCGCGCGACCGGGACGTCTATTCCGTAAAGGCGATGGCCAATGACGCGCTGATGCAGCCGGAAAGCCGCGCCGCCTATCGCCGCCTGCTGGGCGATGGGTGGACCGACGCGATTCTCAGCCGCCATCCTGCCGGGGGTGTCTGGACATTCTGGGACTACCAGATGAACGCTTGGCCGCGCGATGCGGGCTTTCGCATCGACCATCTTCTGCTCAGCCCCACCGCCGCGGACCGCCTGATCGATGCTCAGGTGGACAAGGAATTCCGGGGGCGGGAAAAAGCCAGCGACCATGCGCCGACGTGGGTAGAGCTACGGATCTGA
- a CDS encoding HesB/IscA family protein, with the protein MADIDLTPSAAARVAAIAAKQGKPAILRLAVEGGGCSGFQYRFGLADAVETGDLTAERDGVTLVVDDVSIDLVRGAAVDFVSDLGGAAFKVTNPNATAGCGCGTSFSI; encoded by the coding sequence ATGGCCGACATTGATCTGACACCCTCCGCCGCCGCTCGCGTGGCCGCCATCGCCGCCAAGCAAGGCAAGCCCGCGATCCTGCGCCTTGCCGTGGAAGGCGGCGGCTGTTCAGGCTTCCAATACCGCTTCGGCCTAGCCGATGCGGTGGAAACGGGCGATCTGACGGCGGAGCGGGATGGCGTGACGCTGGTCGTCGATGATGTCAGCATCGACCTGGTGCGTGGGGCCGCGGTCGATTTCGTGTCCGATCTGGGCGGCGCGGCGTTCAAGGTGACGAACCCCAACGCCACCGCCGGCTGCGGCTGCGGCACCAGCTTTTCGATCTGA
- a CDS encoding M23 family metallopeptidase, with product MSIRSINARRARLFLSVIKTIKFMGGAGIAGALCAAVPAHASNDDDPYGDASEINMSPLGPSDVGFSNLFTSLQRLDGNAKSTAYIPSGRPVEKLSLTSNFGVRSDPFKGGARMHKGVDIPGPIGTPIYATADGIISRAGWASGYGNLVQISHGHGMETRYGHMSKLLVAANSYVRRGQVIGLMGSTGRSTGSHLHYEVRVDGQAINPIPFVAGPDYLIAMNTKPPIAMGGPTKAEEKAAD from the coding sequence ATGTCAATTCGTTCGATTAATGCTCGTAGAGCGCGTTTGTTCCTGTCTGTCATAAAGACAATCAAGTTTATGGGAGGGGCAGGCATCGCAGGCGCACTGTGCGCCGCAGTTCCAGCCCACGCTTCGAACGATGACGACCCTTATGGCGACGCATCCGAAATCAACATGAGCCCGCTTGGACCTTCCGATGTCGGTTTCTCCAACCTCTTCACCAGCCTCCAGCGCCTTGACGGCAATGCCAAGTCGACTGCCTATATCCCTTCCGGCCGTCCCGTTGAAAAGCTGTCGCTGACCTCCAATTTCGGCGTCCGTTCCGACCCCTTCAAAGGCGGCGCGCGGATGCACAAGGGCGTGGATATCCCCGGTCCCATCGGCACCCCGATTTACGCCACTGCCGACGGCATCATCAGCCGCGCGGGCTGGGCCAGCGGATATGGCAATCTCGTCCAGATTTCGCACGGTCACGGCATGGAAACGCGCTACGGCCATATGTCGAAGCTGTTGGTGGCCGCGAACAGCTATGTGCGGCGCGGTCAGGTCATCGGCCTGATGGGCTCCACGGGCCGTTCGACCGGCAGTCACCTCCACTATGAAGTCCGCGTCGACGGACAGGCCATCAATCCAATTCCCTTCGTCGCCGGTCCCGACTATCTGATCGCGATGAACACCAAGCCGCCGATCGCCATGGGCGGCCCGACCAAGGCTGAAGAAAAAGCGGCCGACTAA
- a CDS encoding ferritin-like domain-containing protein, with protein MTLPVAIDSVGTACAHVLLTPDPRNKLMAARAVARAWRLGQLAHRFDAAMPDRPARPAVPELLPPNQMPRRGKIGSERARIAMLHALAHIEFVAIDLAFDMIGRFGGQFPTAFTGDWMQVGAEEAMHFALLDRRLRQMGSFYGALPAHDGLWQAAVETAGDALARLAIVPMVLEARALDITPATIERFEGAGDFASARMLGRIMTDEIRHVAAGTKWFCDATRRMGVDPANHYQILVKRHFRGPVKPPFNDSARRQAGLTRDFYVALAT; from the coding sequence TTGACCCTGCCCGTTGCCATCGACAGCGTGGGCACGGCTTGCGCGCATGTGCTGCTGACGCCCGATCCCCGCAACAAGCTGATGGCGGCGCGGGCCGTCGCGCGAGCGTGGCGGCTGGGGCAGTTGGCACATCGCTTCGATGCCGCGATGCCCGATCGCCCCGCGCGCCCGGCTGTGCCGGAACTGCTACCGCCCAATCAGATGCCCCGGCGCGGCAAGATCGGATCGGAGCGGGCGCGGATCGCCATGCTCCATGCGCTCGCTCATATCGAGTTCGTCGCCATCGACCTTGCCTTCGATATGATCGGACGGTTCGGCGGGCAATTCCCGACAGCCTTTACCGGCGACTGGATGCAGGTCGGCGCGGAGGAAGCCATGCACTTCGCCTTGCTCGACCGGCGATTGCGGCAGATGGGCAGCTTTTACGGCGCGCTGCCCGCCCATGACGGGCTATGGCAGGCGGCGGTCGAGACGGCGGGTGACGCGCTCGCCCGACTTGCCATCGTGCCGATGGTATTGGAAGCCCGCGCGCTCGACATCACCCCCGCCACCATCGAACGGTTCGAGGGAGCCGGCGATTTTGCATCGGCACGCATGTTAGGGCGAATCATGACAGATGAGATTCGCCATGTCGCGGCAGGGACGAAATGGTTTTGCGACGCGACAAGGCGAATGGGCGTAGACCCCGCCAATCATTACCAAATCCTTGTGAAAAGGCATTTTCGCGGCCCCGTTAAGCCCCCGTTCAACGACTCGGCGCGTCGACAAGCCGGTTTAACGCGTGATTTTTATGTCGCGCTTGCAACATGA
- the bcp gene encoding thioredoxin-dependent thiol peroxidase, producing the protein MLEQGDSAPDVALKDADGADFTLTRYRGKPVVVYFYPKADTPGCTNEAKDFTELGTDFATLGVPVVGISKDKPAKLKKFADKYGLTVTLASDEPGSACEAFGTWVEKSLYGRKYMGIERSTFLISSDGKVVRVWPKVKVKGHATDVLEAAKAL; encoded by the coding sequence ATGCTGGAACAAGGCGACAGCGCGCCCGACGTGGCGCTGAAGGATGCGGACGGCGCGGATTTCACGCTGACACGCTATCGGGGCAAGCCGGTAGTCGTCTATTTCTATCCCAAGGCGGACACGCCCGGCTGCACCAATGAGGCAAAGGATTTCACCGAACTAGGCACGGATTTCGCAACGCTCGGCGTGCCTGTGGTCGGGATTTCGAAGGACAAGCCCGCAAAGCTCAAGAAATTCGCGGACAAATATGGCCTCACCGTGACGCTCGCCTCCGACGAGCCGGGCTCGGCTTGCGAGGCGTTCGGCACATGGGTCGAAAAATCACTCTATGGCCGTAAGTATATGGGGATCGAGCGGTCCACCTTCCTGATCAGCTCGGATGGCAAGGTCGTCCGCGTCTGGCCCAAGGTGAAGGTAAAAGGCCATGCCACCGATGTGCTGGAGGCCGCGAAGGCGCTTTGA
- a CDS encoding bifunctional [glutamine synthetase] adenylyltransferase/[glutamine synthetase]-adenylyl-L-tyrosine phosphorylase, with the protein MAKDWADLEARIRAHSPFLARLMDRFPAVTEILATGDYDAAMGAARAVAEGDDNVTRSLRRRRGALALVTAAADLSGAWGLDRVTRTLSDFADEALEEALQTAMAERYPDAERRGFVVLALGKHGSRELNYSSDIDPILLYDPTTLPHGEREDVADAAVRIGRRMSELLTARDGDGYVFRVDLRLRPSPEATPIALPVEAAIGYYESTALGWEQAAFIRARPAAGDIALGDYFMQAIRPFVWRRSLDFSAIDAITDISQRIRDHYAQGQAFGPGYDLKRGRGGIREVEFFAQVHQLIHGGRNPALRSGNTREALAALAQAGVFEPEISARLDEAYVLFRTIEHRLQMVEDRQTHELPKQAEALDNVARLHGLEDGAALLDLLRPDVEWVGRNYDRLTPEQDKADLSHDEEKLKSQLSEMGFADAETPFARITRWRSGTIRALRSAPAREALEELLPGLMRTLAKAPDPDRALNRLDDMIGRLPSAINFFKLLAARPGLVELLAEILSHAPTLADALGRRAELLDGLIDTSAFDPPPSVEVLAQQFAQLEPGEDYQMLLDRVRQRVGDRRFALGAQIVRGSDPLEVGRGYARVAEAAIEALGAATAAEFEAQHGKVPGGELMIIALGRMGGGVLTHASDLDLVYLFTGDFMTESDGPKPLGATQYFNRLGQRITNALSVSTAAGPLYEVDTRLRPSGAQGLLAVSLDSFAKYQREDAWDWEHLALTRARPVFGSPQARKALNAILAETLERPRDFDDLARHAVKMRADIVKHKPPVGEMDVKLVSGGLVDLEFLIHISQFRHGMAFDPDLGKALAELVEAGHLPSDLIAAHDLITRYLVVSRLVSPKSTEPREASRELVARACGMESWGALLDSYAHARQSVRDTWNALAAPFEEKP; encoded by the coding sequence ATGGCAAAAGATTGGGCCGACTTGGAGGCACGGATAAGAGCGCATTCGCCCTTTCTGGCGCGGCTGATGGATCGCTTTCCGGCGGTGACGGAGATTTTGGCCACCGGCGATTATGACGCCGCGATGGGGGCCGCGCGCGCCGTAGCGGAAGGCGACGACAATGTAACGCGATCGCTGCGGCGGCGGCGCGGTGCGTTGGCGCTGGTGACAGCCGCGGCGGACCTTTCCGGCGCATGGGGGCTGGACCGGGTGACGCGCACCTTGTCCGACTTCGCCGACGAAGCACTGGAGGAAGCGCTGCAGACGGCCATGGCGGAACGCTATCCCGATGCGGAACGGCGCGGCTTCGTTGTGCTGGCTTTGGGCAAGCATGGCAGCAGGGAACTGAATTATTCGTCGGATATCGACCCGATCCTGCTCTACGACCCCACAACCCTGCCCCATGGCGAGCGCGAAGATGTAGCCGACGCCGCCGTCCGCATTGGCCGGCGGATGAGCGAATTGCTGACGGCGCGGGATGGGGACGGCTATGTTTTTCGCGTCGATCTGCGGCTGCGCCCCTCCCCCGAGGCGACGCCCATCGCGTTACCGGTGGAAGCAGCCATCGGATATTATGAATCGACCGCTTTGGGGTGGGAGCAGGCCGCCTTCATCCGCGCTCGGCCAGCAGCGGGCGACATTGCGCTGGGCGACTATTTCATGCAGGCGATCCGGCCCTTCGTGTGGCGGCGGAGCCTCGATTTCAGCGCCATTGACGCAATCACCGATATTTCCCAGCGCATCCGCGATCATTATGCTCAGGGGCAGGCCTTCGGGCCTGGCTATGATCTGAAGCGCGGACGCGGCGGCATCCGCGAGGTGGAGTTTTTCGCGCAGGTACACCAACTCATCCATGGCGGGCGCAATCCGGCGCTACGGTCCGGCAATACCCGCGAGGCGCTGGCCGCGCTAGCGCAGGCGGGCGTGTTCGAGCCGGAGATTTCGGCCCGACTGGACGAAGCCTATGTCCTGTTCCGCACCATTGAGCATCGCTTGCAGATGGTCGAGGACCGGCAGACCCATGAACTTCCCAAACAAGCCGAAGCCCTGGACAATGTGGCGCGGCTGCATGGTCTGGAGGATGGCGCGGCGCTGCTGGACCTGTTGCGCCCCGATGTGGAGTGGGTGGGGCGCAATTATGACAGGCTGACCCCTGAGCAGGACAAGGCGGACCTGTCCCATGACGAGGAAAAGCTCAAGTCACAGCTTAGCGAGATGGGCTTTGCCGATGCGGAGACACCCTTTGCCCGCATAACCCGCTGGCGCAGCGGCACGATCCGTGCGCTACGCAGCGCCCCGGCGCGAGAAGCACTGGAAGAATTGCTGCCCGGCCTGATGCGGACGCTCGCCAAGGCGCCGGACCCCGACCGGGCGCTCAACCGGCTGGACGACATGATCGGGCGGCTGCCGAGCGCCATCAACTTCTTCAAGCTGCTGGCCGCGCGGCCCGGCCTGGTCGAATTGCTGGCGGAGATATTGAGCCATGCACCCACGCTGGCCGATGCGCTGGGACGGCGGGCGGAATTACTCGACGGGCTTATCGACACCTCAGCTTTCGACCCGCCGCCATCGGTGGAGGTGCTCGCGCAGCAATTCGCACAGCTTGAACCGGGCGAGGATTACCAGATGCTGCTCGACCGGGTGCGGCAACGGGTAGGCGACCGCCGCTTTGCCTTGGGCGCGCAGATCGTTCGGGGCAGCGATCCACTGGAAGTCGGGCGCGGCTATGCCCGTGTGGCGGAAGCCGCCATCGAGGCGCTGGGCGCAGCCACAGCCGCGGAATTCGAAGCGCAGCACGGCAAGGTGCCCGGCGGCGAACTCATGATCATCGCGCTGGGGCGCATGGGCGGCGGGGTGCTGACCCATGCGTCGGACCTCGACCTCGTTTACCTGTTCACCGGCGATTTCATGACGGAATCGGACGGGCCGAAACCCCTGGGCGCGACGCAATATTTCAATCGGCTGGGACAGCGCATCACCAACGCACTGTCTGTCTCCACCGCTGCCGGGCCGCTTTACGAAGTCGATACGCGGTTGCGCCCTTCGGGCGCACAGGGATTGCTGGCCGTCAGCCTCGATAGCTTCGCCAAATATCAGCGGGAGGATGCCTGGGACTGGGAGCATCTGGCGCTCACCCGCGCGCGGCCAGTCTTCGGCTCCCCGCAAGCCCGCAAAGCATTGAACGCCATCCTCGCCGAAACGCTGGAGCGGCCACGCGATTTCGACGATCTGGCGCGCCATGCGGTGAAAATGCGGGCCGACATTGTAAAGCATAAGCCGCCGGTCGGCGAGATGGATGTAAAACTGGTGTCGGGTGGCCTTGTCGACCTGGAGTTCCTGATCCACATCTCACAATTCCGCCACGGCATGGCGTTCGATCCCGATCTGGGCAAGGCGCTGGCCGAACTCGTCGAGGCCGGGCACCTCCCCAGCGACCTGATCGCCGCGCATGACCTCATCACACGCTATCTGGTGGTGTCGCGGCTCGTTTCGCCCAAATCGACCGAACCGCGTGAGGCAAGCCGGGAACTGGTGGCGCGGGCCTGCGGGATGGAAAGCTGGGGCGCGCTGCTGGACAGCTACGCCCATGCGCGGCAAAGCGTGCGCGACACATGGAATGCGCTCGCCGCGCCATTCGAGGAGAAGCCATGA
- a CDS encoding NepR family anti-sigma factor, which yields MVTIGLPSPDEGIGRALRSVYCPVMQDGLPDDMLALLAQLDRH from the coding sequence ATGGTGACTATCGGCTTGCCTTCTCCTGACGAGGGCATCGGCAGAGCATTGCGTTCAGTCTATTGCCCAGTGATGCAGGATGGGTTGCCCGACGATATGCTCGCGTTGCTGGCGCAACTGGATCGGCATTAA